In Rubrivirga marina, the following are encoded in one genomic region:
- a CDS encoding TrmH family RNA methyltransferase, which produces MTRQQLKDLAQLSRSKGRRQQGRFLVEGVRSVEAAVDAGAPVEAVLVTAEAAGDHRVAALLERTGAVVHTVAARDLDRVGDARTSQGVLAVSRSVVGDGAGPVDAPVLLLDGVQDPGNVGALVRTAAWFGVSTVVGDEDTADFENPKAVRASMGGIWDVALVRVPDLGASLDRLAGDGVALWGADLGGTSVTEWAPGRSAALVMGSEAHGLSDAVAERLRHSGGGLVHIPGAEGARGVESLNVSVAGGVLLARWLG; this is translated from the coding sequence GTGACCCGCCAGCAGCTCAAAGACCTCGCTCAGCTCTCGCGCTCGAAAGGCCGCCGCCAGCAGGGGCGGTTTCTGGTCGAGGGCGTCCGGTCGGTCGAGGCGGCCGTCGACGCGGGGGCGCCGGTCGAGGCGGTCCTCGTCACGGCCGAGGCGGCCGGGGACCACCGCGTCGCGGCACTTCTGGAGCGGACGGGCGCGGTCGTCCACACGGTCGCGGCGCGCGATCTCGACCGGGTCGGCGATGCGCGCACGTCGCAGGGCGTCCTCGCCGTGTCGCGGTCCGTCGTCGGCGACGGCGCGGGCCCGGTCGACGCGCCCGTCCTCTTGCTCGACGGCGTACAGGACCCCGGCAACGTCGGCGCCCTCGTACGGACGGCCGCGTGGTTCGGCGTCAGCACGGTCGTCGGCGACGAGGACACGGCCGACTTCGAAAACCCCAAAGCGGTCCGTGCCTCGATGGGTGGGATTTGGGACGTGGCGTTGGTCCGGGTGCCCGACCTCGGGGCCAGCCTCGACCGACTCGCCGGCGACGGCGTCGCGCTGTGGGGCGCCGACCTCGGCGGCACGTCCGTTACCGAGTGGGCGCCGGGACGCTCGGCCGCGCTCGTCATGGGGAGCGAGGCGCACGGACTGTCCGACGCAGTCGCCGAGCGGCTCCGGCACTCGGGCGGCGGCCTGGTCCACATCCCCGGCGCGGAGGGCGCGCGGGGCGTCGAGTCGCTCAACGTGTCGGTGGCCGGCGGCGTGCTGCTGGCGCGCTGGCTCGGCTAG
- a CDS encoding alanine dehydrogenase: MEIPAIQGLKVESSLMPLEKPSQLGERQQRLRIGVPSESGNAERRVALSPYAAALLVSTGHEVRIEAGAGAEAQFKDSEYADAGCDVVDSAAQVYGESDLIAKVFPPRADELDLMRERQVLISALHLGGLEAETLRRLMDLKVTGIGFEFIADSDGTLPIVRMMHEISGSMAVQTAARLLESSEGGRGVMLGGISGVPPATVVILGAGVIGEWAARTAIGFGAHTIVLDTDLTALRAIEHVLDRRVTTAMANPTYVESAVKTADVVIGAAMSMGQRSPVVVTEEMVATMRPGSVVVDLVIDQGGCVETSRPTTPSDPTFVCHGVVHHCLPNLPSAVARTGTFALSNALTPYLLDIGEAGSINDALWSNVSLRTGAYVYRRHLTKKSLAAMFNMPHRDIELLIASGI; the protein is encoded by the coding sequence ATGGAGATCCCTGCCATCCAAGGCCTGAAGGTCGAGTCGTCGCTGATGCCGCTGGAGAAGCCGTCGCAGCTCGGCGAGCGCCAGCAGCGCCTCCGCATCGGCGTGCCGAGCGAGTCCGGCAACGCGGAGCGCCGCGTCGCGCTCTCGCCCTACGCCGCCGCGCTCCTCGTCTCGACGGGCCACGAGGTCCGGATCGAGGCCGGGGCCGGGGCCGAGGCCCAGTTCAAGGATTCCGAGTACGCCGACGCCGGGTGCGACGTGGTCGACTCCGCGGCGCAGGTCTACGGCGAGAGCGACCTCATCGCGAAGGTCTTCCCCCCGCGGGCCGACGAACTCGACCTCATGCGCGAGCGGCAGGTCCTGATCTCGGCCCTCCACCTCGGCGGCCTCGAGGCCGAGACGCTCCGCCGGCTGATGGACCTCAAGGTCACCGGCATCGGCTTCGAGTTCATCGCCGACTCGGACGGGACGCTCCCGATCGTCCGGATGATGCACGAGATCTCGGGGTCGATGGCAGTCCAGACCGCGGCCCGGCTCCTGGAGTCGTCGGAGGGCGGGCGCGGCGTGATGCTCGGCGGGATCTCCGGCGTCCCTCCGGCGACGGTCGTGATCCTCGGGGCCGGCGTCATCGGCGAGTGGGCGGCGCGGACGGCCATCGGGTTCGGGGCCCACACGATCGTCCTCGACACGGACCTCACGGCGCTCCGGGCCATCGAGCACGTCCTCGACCGCCGCGTGACGACGGCCATGGCCAACCCGACCTACGTCGAGAGCGCCGTCAAGACGGCCGACGTCGTGATCGGCGCGGCCATGTCGATGGGCCAGCGCTCGCCTGTCGTGGTGACCGAGGAGATGGTGGCCACCATGCGGCCCGGCTCCGTCGTGGTCGACCTTGTCATCGACCAGGGCGGGTGCGTCGAGACGAGCCGACCGACGACGCCCTCGGACCCGACGTTCGTGTGCCACGGCGTCGTCCACCACTGTCTCCCGAACCTCCCCAGCGCCGTCGCGCGGACGGGCACGTTCGCGCTCTCGAATGCGCTCACGCCGTACCTCCTCGATATCGGCGAGGCCGGGAGCATCAACGACGCGCTGTGGTCGAACGTGAGCCTCCGCACGGGCGCCTACGTCTACCGCCGGCACCTCACCAAGAAGAGCCTCGCGGCCATGTTCAACATGCCGCACCGGGACATCGAGCTCCTCATCGCGAGCGGGATCTGA
- a CDS encoding DUF4864 domain-containing protein yields the protein MPTVHPVTAALAVLLLPAALLLAGQADGGPEPSPDLTPAEVVRIQVEALQRNDDPSPDAGIETAFRFASPANQVATGPLDRFAAMVKGPVYGDMLDFARADFGRIAVEDDRAAQRVTLTHDDGRRAVYVFILSRQDGGLFDGCWMTDGVTRRPLPEATTTRI from the coding sequence ATGCCGACCGTCCACCCCGTCACTGCCGCCCTCGCCGTGCTGCTCCTTCCCGCCGCGCTCCTCCTGGCCGGGCAGGCCGACGGCGGGCCCGAGCCCTCGCCCGACCTCACGCCGGCCGAGGTCGTCCGCATCCAGGTCGAGGCGCTCCAACGCAACGACGACCCGTCTCCCGACGCCGGCATCGAGACGGCCTTCCGGTTCGCGTCGCCGGCCAACCAGGTGGCGACGGGGCCCCTCGACCGGTTCGCCGCGATGGTCAAAGGGCCCGTCTACGGCGACATGCTCGACTTCGCGCGGGCCGACTTCGGGCGGATCGCGGTCGAGGACGACCGGGCCGCCCAGCGTGTGACGCTGACGCACGACGACGGCCGCCGGGCGGTCTACGTGTTCATCCTCTCGCGCCAGGACGGCGGCTTGTTCGACGGCTGCTGGATGACGGACGGCGTCACGCGCCGCCCGCTGCCGGAGGCCACGACCACGCGGATCTAG
- a CDS encoding GNAT family N-acetyltransferase produces MESRVRRATVTSYDPARLGEAMRAAFADDSASTFLWPDPETRDEGLRWYYGVLVPRLGFGGGRVYVAESGAGQSVWIAPGNGITVPAAVRAGALRFVSRFGVAASLRLKRLADTIDALRAEAAPPGHWYLLLLGVDPEAQGTGLGEALMAPLFEEADVNRRAVYLETSTPSNLPYYRRHGFEVVGERRVPGAHRYWGMARPPV; encoded by the coding sequence ATGGAGTCCCGCGTCCGCCGCGCGACCGTCACGTCGTACGACCCCGCCCGCCTCGGGGAGGCCATGCGCGCGGCGTTCGCCGACGACTCCGCCAGCACGTTCCTGTGGCCCGACCCCGAGACGCGCGACGAGGGGCTGCGTTGGTACTACGGCGTGCTGGTGCCCCGGCTCGGCTTCGGTGGCGGGCGCGTCTACGTGGCCGAGAGCGGGGCCGGCCAGTCGGTGTGGATCGCCCCCGGGAACGGCATCACGGTCCCTGCCGCGGTACGGGCCGGCGCACTCCGGTTCGTCTCGCGGTTCGGCGTCGCGGCGTCGCTCCGCCTCAAGCGGCTGGCCGACACCATCGACGCGCTCCGTGCCGAGGCGGCCCCACCCGGCCACTGGTACCTCCTGCTTCTCGGCGTCGACCCCGAGGCGCAGGGGACCGGCCTCGGCGAGGCCCTCATGGCCCCGCTCTTCGAGGAGGCCGACGTGAACCGCCGCGCGGTCTACCTCGAAACGTCGACGCCGTCGAACCTCCCGTACTACCGACGGCACGGGTTCGAGGTCGTCGGCGAGCGCCGGGTGCCGGGGGCACACCGGTACTGGGGGATGGCCCGCCCTCCGGTGTAG
- the alr gene encoding alanine racemase, which produces MSPERAVALRAEVDLSAIRHNVRQLAGRGEIMGVVKADGYGHGAVPVSRVLIEEGVGWLAVATVPEAAELREAGVQTRILVLAAPLPDYLPAYEALGLDAVVSSVEVADAVIGRAPFVPVHVKVDTGMHRLGVPPEEAAGTVRRLTEAGVEVVAVWTHLATADADDPGFALEQVRRFDGVLRDLGADAPPLVHVANGPAHVRLPPLTSRPALVRLGGVLYGLDSDRAMTPDTVDLRPAMRLVSRVVHLQTVPPGESVSYGRTWTAERPTVIATLAVGYADGIPRALSNRGAVGIRGARYPIVGRVCMDMTMVSLGDPDGAGREVRRGDESVLFGRGGPSAEQTAAAAGTIPYELTTGLTRRVPRIVSDG; this is translated from the coding sequence GTGAGTCCCGAACGAGCCGTCGCCCTCCGCGCCGAGGTCGACCTCTCCGCCATCCGCCACAACGTCCGCCAGCTGGCGGGGCGGGGCGAGATCATGGGCGTCGTTAAAGCCGACGGATACGGGCACGGGGCGGTCCCCGTCTCACGGGTGCTGATCGAGGAGGGCGTCGGGTGGCTGGCCGTGGCGACGGTCCCCGAGGCCGCCGAACTTCGCGAGGCCGGCGTCCAGACGCGGATCCTCGTGCTCGCAGCGCCGCTGCCCGACTACCTGCCGGCCTACGAGGCCTTGGGCCTGGACGCCGTCGTGTCGTCCGTCGAGGTCGCGGACGCCGTGATCGGGCGCGCGCCGTTCGTGCCGGTCCACGTCAAAGTCGACACTGGGATGCACCGCCTCGGCGTGCCCCCGGAGGAGGCCGCCGGCACGGTCCGCCGGCTCACCGAGGCGGGCGTGGAGGTGGTGGCCGTCTGGACCCATCTCGCCACGGCCGACGCCGACGACCCCGGCTTCGCGCTCGAGCAGGTCCGCCGGTTCGACGGCGTGCTCCGGGACCTCGGCGCCGACGCCCCGCCGCTCGTCCACGTGGCGAACGGGCCGGCGCACGTCCGGCTCCCGCCGCTCACGTCGCGGCCCGCGCTGGTCCGCCTCGGCGGCGTGCTCTACGGGCTCGACTCCGACCGCGCGATGACGCCCGATACGGTCGACCTCCGGCCGGCGATGCGTCTCGTCTCCCGCGTCGTCCACCTCCAGACTGTGCCGCCGGGGGAGTCGGTCAGCTACGGGCGGACGTGGACGGCCGAGCGGCCGACGGTCATTGCCACGCTGGCCGTCGGGTACGCCGACGGAATCCCCCGCGCGCTCTCCAACCGGGGCGCGGTCGGCATCCGCGGCGCGCGGTATCCCATCGTCGGGCGCGTGTGCATGGACATGACGATGGTGTCCCTCGGCGACCCCGACGGGGCGGGCCGTGAGGTCCGCCGCGGGGACGAGTCGGTCCTGTTCGGGCGGGGCGGGCCGTCGGCCGAACAGACCGCGGCGGCTGCTGGGACCATCCCCTACGAGTTGACGACGGGCCTCACCCGTCGCGTGCCTCGCATCGTCTCCGACGGGTGA